A part of Candidatus Margulisiibacteriota bacterium genomic DNA contains:
- a CDS encoding glutamate synthase codes for MCRIGAIKSKTPVHPSEALYLMLPQQKGHDNSGFAMVMQDLYGVFEDYKDKPLISYTCNDKGVKIVSEFLSSKGFTLAYHWSPRRKDHPGLDVQKMQHYHFENYDYPKTIQVLTEEEKSNFLVDTRLELRKLLEANNEGYVFSFWPDVLTLKEIGNPKDIGIYFDLWEKDDKLTAKNIVVQCRQNTNYKIVRYAAHPFFLQGYTLCANGENTFYQKNKECLQNLHRGYLGFESDSQCFLYTLHYLHHELKWPLSYYKHVITPISFEDIEKREDKEVLNVLRQSLAHLEINGPNTIIGMLPDNGMFTCCDAKKLRPVVVGCTKGKIVISSEVCGINAIMPERNQESDIYPGEREIVFIDNNLEVSRCKQ; via the coding sequence ATGTGTCGTATTGGAGCGATAAAATCTAAAACGCCGGTACATCCATCTGAGGCGTTATATCTAATGCTTCCTCAGCAGAAAGGTCACGACAATTCAGGTTTTGCTATGGTCATGCAAGATTTGTATGGAGTGTTCGAGGATTATAAAGATAAACCATTAATATCCTATACATGTAATGATAAGGGTGTGAAAATCGTATCGGAATTTTTGAGTTCAAAAGGATTCACGTTAGCGTACCATTGGTCGCCACGAAGAAAAGATCATCCTGGACTTGATGTCCAAAAAATGCAACATTACCATTTTGAAAATTATGATTATCCCAAAACAATTCAAGTTTTAACTGAAGAAGAAAAGAGCAATTTCCTTGTAGATACAAGGCTCGAATTGCGAAAATTGTTAGAAGCTAATAATGAAGGTTATGTTTTTTCCTTCTGGCCTGACGTGCTTACCTTGAAAGAAATCGGCAATCCAAAAGACATCGGTATCTATTTCGACCTTTGGGAAAAAGATGATAAGCTTACCGCAAAAAACATCGTTGTTCAGTGCCGTCAAAATACCAATTACAAAATTGTTCGTTATGCGGCGCATCCTTTTTTTCTTCAGGGATACACATTATGTGCCAATGGAGAGAATACCTTCTATCAGAAGAATAAGGAATGTCTCCAGAACCTTCATAGAGGGTATCTCGGGTTCGAATCCGATTCACAATGTTTTCTTTATACTCTTCATTATTTACATCATGAATTAAAATGGCCTCTATCGTATTACAAACATGTAATAACTCCTATTTCCTTTGAAGATATAGAAAAAAGAGAGGATAAAGAGGTTCTTAATGTACTAAGGCAATCATTAGCGCATCTTGAAATAAATGGTCCTAACACTATTATCGGGATGCTTCCTGATAATGGAATGTTTACTTGTTGTGATGCCAAAAAGCTCCGTCCGGTTGTTGTTGGCTGCACAAAGGGAAAGATCGTTATTTCTTCAGAAGTCTGCGGCATTAATGCTATTATGCCTGAGCGCAATCAGGAATCGGACATTTATCCTGGAGAGAGAGAGATCGTATTTATTGACAATAACTTGGAGGTATCAAGGTGCAAACAGTAA